From a region of the Lactuca sativa cultivar Salinas chromosome 4, Lsat_Salinas_v11, whole genome shotgun sequence genome:
- the LOC111914561 gene encoding protein CANDIDATE G-PROTEIN COUPLED RECEPTOR 7-like, translating into MILFITVLHFIFAVADQHDIQVTGTHHGWHVMFYIFQFMRNVVLFTIIVLIGVGWCFWRWVLPLRDMWFLTLVILLRVVANVTYIVAEESGLYYEHRVDLDDVISVIDITCCIIICFYTALVCCEFKLAKDASTFLRSFSSLKETSVRPDVFPVLVLVYLMFMASESLEMTIMTKESFSFVFSMVMFYMYRPSVLEDEGENCKKLLV; encoded by the coding sequence ATGATCCTTTTTATAACCGTCCTTCACTTTATATTTGCGGTGGCCGATCAACATGATATACAGGTTACAGGCACTCACCATGGGTGGCATGTCATGTTTTACATATTTCAGTTTATGAGGAATGTGGTTTTGTTCACCATAATCGTGTTGATCGGTGTCGGATGGTGTTTCTGGAGGTGGGTGTTGCCACTACGGGATATGTGGTTTTTGACGCTTGTGATCCTACTTCGGGTTGTGGCTAATGTAACTTATATAGTGGCAGAGGAATCCGGCCTTTATTATGAACATCGGGTGGATTTGGACGACGTTATTTCAGTTATAGATATCACGTGTTGCATCATTATTTGTTTCTACACTGCTTTGGTGTGTTGCGAGTTCAAATTGGCGAAGGATGCATCAACCTTTCTGAGGTCTTTTAGCTCGCTCAAGGAGACTTCGGTTAGGCCGGATGTGTTCCCTGTCTTGGTTTTAGTATACCTTATGTTTATGGCATCAGAGTCTCTTGAAATGACTATTATGACAAAGGAAAGCTTTAGTTTTGTGTTCTCTATGGTGATGTTTTACATGTACAGGCCATCTGTTCTGGAGGATGAGGGAGAAAACTGTAAGAAACTTCTCGTCTAG
- the LOC111914562 gene encoding protein CANDIDATE G-PROTEIN COUPLED RECEPTOR 7-like, with protein MKILTAVLLLFFFIFAAPSTADINSVKILSDNRDLILFSKFEYSHTGYVSVAVSSAGISSNPITSNASQPADPSRVGFFLVSQELSDRYHLQLKFRPNPDLCALDIKNITVPFTFRDLSPPPHSSFNMSYHVTYPGNYLLFFANCNNQSLVTMNVRTELYNLLDDGTTTTKDYLSAREPQPSDYFRFFLIYLCFLGFWTKLCFKNQQQRF; from the coding sequence ATGAAGATTCTCACTGCCGttctcctcctcttcttcttcatcttcgcTGCACCATCCACCGCGGATATCAATTCCGTCAAGATCCTATCCGATAATCGAGATTTGATCCTCTTCTCGAAGTTTGAGTACTCACATACTGGCTACGTTTCTGTTGCAGTCTCCTCCGCCGGAATCTCCTCCAATCCGATCACCTCCAACGCATCACAACCAGCAGATCCTTCACGTGTTGGTTTCTTCCTCGTCTCTCAAGAACTGTCAGATCGCTACCACCTCCAACTCAAATTCAGACCAAACCCTGACTTATGCGCCTTAGATATCAAGAACATCACAGTCCCCTTTACATTCCGAGATCTCTCACCTCCTCCTCACTCATCCTTTAACATGTCGTACCATGTTACATATCCCGGTAACTACTTACTCTTCTTCGCCAATTGCAACAACCAATCTCTCGTGACCATGAACGTCCGCACAGAACTCTACAACCTTCTAGACGACGGCACTACCACTACCAAAGATTACTTATCAGCCCGGGAACCGCAGCCATCTGATTACTTCAGATTCTTCCTCATATATCTatgttttctagggttttggaccaAACTATGCTTCAAGAACCAGCAGCAACGTTTTTAG